The DNA region AAGGATGGATGAATACTTTGATCAAGcatttgataattattttgataaagaATTCGAGAATCGTTTCAATCAAGCATTCAGTGATCAACAAGAAGCAACCATGGAGAAGCCAAAACGATCCTACATTGAAAGAGACCGTGAAGATGGTCACAGACGCTTATGGGACGATTATTTCAGTGACGATGCAACATATCCTCCTCGCTTCTTTCGTCGccgttttagaatgaacaaatcCTTGTTCTTGCGTATCGTTGAACGACTCTCTGCTGAAGTTCCATACTTTCGACAACGACAAGATGCTACTGGAAGGTTCGGTCTCTCTGCACTACAAAAATCTACAGCagcaattcgtatgatggcatatggttgTGCAGCTGATGCAGTTGACGAATACCTCCAGCTTGCTGAAAGCACTGCGATGTTATGCTTGGAACAGTTCGTTGAAGGAGTCATtaatttatttggagatgagtacctCCGAAGACCCACAGTAGAAGATCTTCAACGACTACTCGCTATTGGAGAGTGGCGCGGATTTCCCGGAATGATAGAcagcatagattgtatgcattgggagtggaagaattgcccgaccgcatggaaaggtcaatacACACGTCGATCTGGAaagccaacaattgttttagagGCTGTAGCTTCACAAGACCTCTCGatatggcacgcattttttggacctccaggtacattaaatgatatcaatgttctcGATCGCTCACCAGTTTTTGATTACATATTACAAGGTATAGCTCCCAAAGTGGAATATTTTGTCAATGGACGAGCCTATCATATGGCTTACTTTCTTAcagatggtatttatccaaattggGTTACTTTTATCCAATCAATTCCAATGCCAGCAGATCCGAAAGCATCTTTATTTGCTACATGTCAAGAAGCCACACGTAAAGATGTCGAGCGTGCTTTTGGCGTtttgcaagctcgatttgccatagtcaGAAACCCAACTCTTtttttgaataagaaaaaaattggaaagattatgagagcatgtatcatactgcacaatatgatagtagaagaCGAACGAGATGAGGCCACTCAGTTTGATAAGGCAACATTCACACAAGCAGATTCAAGCAGAACTCCAGAAGTGGATCTCTCATATTCTACAGAAACGCCTTCAAATGTCACTAACCTAATGAGTAACATAATGAGCAAACGAAAGGACCTTCGTGATCGAAAAATACATCAAAGATTGAAagctgatttggttgagaatatatggCAAAAATTCAGAACCAATTAAGATTACGATTAATCGTTTTGTAATGTGTTTTAAATATGCTTTTAtgtattgtttgtttaaaatcttatgaaatatattcattttcaagtttttaaatatatttaaattatacta from Camelina sativa cultivar DH55 chromosome 3, Cs, whole genome shotgun sequence includes:
- the LOC104777507 gene encoding uncharacterized protein LOC104777507 isoform X2, whose product is MASSSNNIEERMDEYFDQAFDNYFDKEFENRFNQAFSDQQEATMEKPKRSYIERDREDGHRRLWDDYFSDDATYPPRFFRRRFRMNKSLFLRIVERLSAEVPYFRQRQDATGRFGLSALQKSTAAIRMMAYGCAADAVDEYLQLAESTAMLCLEQFVEGVINLFGDEYLRRPTVEDLQRLLAIGEWRGFPGMIDSIDCMHWEWKNCPTAWKGQYTRRSGKPTIVLEAVASQDLSIWHAFFGPPGYCTKNLSKQKLSSQILQKLVDCNLACTPDQEDIRIFFLLSTTSISYKDQDKIVLSLIIPHRSLWNNRMDQIRDRETLVLGMHQTLILSVLESFLPPC
- the LOC104777507 gene encoding uncharacterized protein LOC104777507 isoform X1, whose translation is MASSSNNIEERMDEYFDQAFDNYFDKEFENRFNQAFSDQQEATMEKPKRSYIERDREDGHRRLWDDYFSDDATYPPRFFRRRFRMNKSLFLRIVERLSAEVPYFRQRQDATGRFGLSALQKSTAAIRMMAYGCAADAVDEYLQLAESTAMLCLEQFVEGVINLFGDEYLRRPTVEDLQRLLAIGEWRGFPGMIDSIDCMHWEWKNCPTAWKGQYTRRSGKPTIVLEAVASQDLSIWHAFFGPPDGIYPNWVTFIQSIPMPADPKASLFATCQEATRKDVERAFGVLQARFAIVRNPTLFLNKKKIGKIMRACIILHNMIVEDERDEATQFDKATFTQADSSRTPEVDLSYSTETPSNVTNLMSNIMSKRKDLRDRKIHQRLKADLVENIWQKFRTN